A genomic region of Dreissena polymorpha isolate Duluth1 chromosome 4, UMN_Dpol_1.0, whole genome shotgun sequence contains the following coding sequences:
- the LOC127876664 gene encoding transcriptional regulator ATRX-like isoform X2, whose product MASRSRRVDNGQKSKSETPSASVTENESNDNDSDEEVVEQVKKQRSRKSNGGDMSLNKSVLQMPDDMRKLIERVLCCSCGKQINVMNPGALRKHPWLKVATCKKCYKYLKSGPFSRDSDGIDEQCRWCGDGGRLYGCDYCNHCFCQVCIKRNLGRSEAALMEEDTGSKWRCYLCKPKKIQKLVDDCQKILDFIDKEEKKEQERLERQKQREREQDKKLLVKKEKQPDKLVVKTEEESVKEVTIEKDDSSLPKQSRRSLPAPRDKEKIEALKVDAAKVVKVEPNTTKSDPDVVIIDGSPDTKVINKIPHFQHHRATLYKPDSNTGVQKVVKEANVLAVTVGPKKPVVVTTPYRDKAFVPMIVNTSSNKLIGQPGVAQPSFGLLNHVQMQNVNLQSLLSKPITAINGPSFGTNMAVQQTLKNKIKPPPNNIDHFKQSLTAGNVEFVSEKLSIFVQSLGLCIDAAKTDLSIAKLTHTNLLQAKSRAVVTIELGFEKFFDSLRDMLHVQFLTNVAETPVQSAKTAPSVSQKKDNADIITIIEEDNGAIKEISNIHKGSDKNLIELSDSESSSMIVTNVEKNGIGEEDPEKDKMEIDSVRDNENVDNVETNSGKVETENSEEPKTGGVKNCENGDDSKIDESIAEDDENESSDEPIGTDVADVDKKDESDINQETDSLEKYQPENKEKAKTGENDLDDSENTAAELELLKEIADEMHEESEVDEEETRTRRTTRKKGDTQSVPSTEEPSNSKKSRNLKKTREEKNSASDSESDEADSKTTKKSSGRNKDNSKAEKDNKTKESNKALKQDKTVSNSDTDREKSVEQKENDAHDDVDDEDNNGDESSSTFRRSTRNRNESKLEKKHRKSDLSCIDKSETTISNTKELKKNKTVTNSDTDLEKSTAHNDNDEVEDDYDEESSSTFRRSARNRNESKLEKKPSKSDLSCSEKSEIHQSSKTVKLRSKDKLTDDEESENSAPTKESVSKPDNKSSSKNGKGKMTTKHDDSDVNDNSNDEDIESNNSSKRKEQEKKSSKENKKPSEKTDKRKLLDSDSDTMESKSEEEFVTNKSSKKGGQEKKSSKENKKTLEKSDKKKVQDSDSDTMESKNDEEIVSNKSSKKGEQEKKLSKESIKTEKTDKKNVLDSDSDTMDGPVDLPDIIANGEDSNSDDDSDDDSGDELPKKRTKQKVKESSRDSSSRKTRQRAAKNEAEKKLKSKPKEKEPAESDSDPNYDADLEKEIASFSKETRLTRKKKQESKREEKKLKKSDKSSKKKGLDLVSDSDTDEDFVSKPKKKKVMSDEDDEENEAEDDDEEDMDSDKSEELTASQIKKLAKAKKASEEEESDFEDEMPSDMSSDPEVSFPKLSTPKKGDKSEGKSKGKKSKFEDDISDDSDFVTPKKKKRFNSKILDAKISDSDSEEEAKGKKGAKKGKSKGKRKAEDSSDDDTDTGNRKSKDKKRRRIKRMNSSDEEKEPGAEDDIGTDDEDVPDPDTPGGYLKRRKIRKVQGQKKLADETKAAQKAEEARRKRIEERQKEYNAYVEVEGAEEEGDIPEGTEREQVIDTSSTNDAIAKILGSPRKVPVTTKCVLEMDENKKPLIEVDRTLIRKLKPHQVEAVRFMYNCCVESVARLKKEEGAGCILAHCMGLGKTLSVITFVHTMLSNVKLTKMSKCLVVCPLNTCLNWVNEFQIWLDDVDFEIEVYEMSRVKQNFERAQMLKEWHEGGAGVMILGYDMYRNLVKGSHCKNKKQKKIFVETLSNPGPDLVVCDEGHILKNDQTSLSKAMNTVTSRRRIVLTGTPLQNNLGEYHCMLSFVKPSLLGTRKEFYNRFANPITNGQCSDSTPTDVKVMKRRAHILHELLAGCVQRKDYSALTKFLPPKMEYVISVRLSKVQMSLYEKYLELSGVTTTPDTKTKGAQLFKDYQALMRIWTHPWVLKLDEIRQENKRQYDDSEDSFIEDEDSEAEEDSFIDDSTTSDEDDDNAMSDDSTKKAKNKKGKKGKKSKKGSSSSDEDGKTENNEDEVVKKWTSRRRGNEEGAGSSWMDDADMGYGGPRELTSEWWAEFVKEDDEYKLELSGKLMLLFEILKMCEDIGDKVLVFSQSLLSLDIIEDFLAKIDEANQPEASGDGDKAGNKDGKAGDKPVEVAAGGSGGASSSEIGAGEGAIKELSEADKKAKELKERLSQYGKSWTKGGDYFRMDGSTSSIHRKQAQDMFNDPENFRARLFLISTKAGSLGINLVSANRVIIFDASWNPSHDIQSIFRVYRFGQVKPVYVYRFLAQGTMEEKIYERQVTKQSLSQRVVDEHQIERHFTAADLQELYRFTPDRLDDPNRKERPLPILPKDHMLAEISTTNKEWIVTFHEHDSLLENVEEQKLTEDEKKAAWEDYENEKKGINMNMQKMMGGAMMGGMMPGQMGSIQQQMLATQQLNMQNLLLQGSANLGQAAVLQIVQDLKARFPTLSPDLFQQRVQAVLRQVLTQQIMQQSEMQRRQIEQQRLNELNRLNQIKQQIQRQQAMLGNQQHSWNSARMPGPTGSYITNLGQAPGGATGQNQSLHLSGSMPNLQRQLMGLGGQQGGNSNTQKK is encoded by the exons ATGGCCAGTAGAAGCAGACGAGTTGACAATGGCCAGAAATCCAAGTCAGAGACACCATCTGCAAGTGTCACAGAAAATGAATCAAATGACAATG ATTCCGATGAGGAAGTGGTTGAGCAGGTCAAGAAACAAAGGTCTAGAAAATCAAATGGAGGGGACATGAGCCTAAACAAATCTGTCTTACAGATGCCTGATG ACATGAGGAAGTTGATAGAGCGTGTTCTGTGTTGCTCATGTGGCAAGCAAATCAACGTGATGAATCCAGGTGCTTTGAGGAAACACCCCTGGCTCAAAGTGGCTACTTGTAAA AAATGTTACAAGTACCTTAAGAGCGGACCTTTCAGCCGTGATTCAGACGGCATTGATGAGCAGTGTCGATGGTGCGGGGACGGGGGTAGGCTGTATGGCTGCGACTACTGCAACCACTGCTTCTGCCAGGTGTGCATCAAGCGCAACCTTGGTCGCAGTGAGGCAGCACTTATGGAGGAGGACA CTGGAAGCAAGTGGCGTTGTTATCTGTGCAAGCCAAAGAAAATCCAGAAATTGGTAGATGATTGCCAGAAAATCTTAGATTTCATTGATAAAGAAGAAAAGAAGGAACAAGAACGACTTGAAAGACAAAAACAGAGAGAAAGGGAACAAGACAAGAAATTGTTAGTGAAGAAAGAAAAGCAACCTGACAAGCTAGTAGTAAAAACCGAAGAAGAAAGTGTCAAAGAAGTTACAATAGAAAAAGATGACAGTAGTCTACCAAAACAATCTAGAAGGTCTTTACCAGCTCCCCGTGATAAAGAAAAGATTGAGGCCTTAAAGGTTGATGCGGCTAAAGTTGTGAAAGTGGAGCCCAACACTACAAAATCTGATCCTGATGTGGTAATTATTGATGGCAGTCCAGACACgaaagtaataaacaaaattcCTCATTTTCAGCACCATCGAGCGACACTCTACAAGCCGGACAGTAACACTGGTGTTCAGAAAGTCGTCAAAGAAGCTAATGTCCTTGCAGTAACTGTCGGTCCAAAAAAGCCAGTAGTGGTTACCACGCCATACAGAGATAAAGCATTCGTACCCATGATTGTCAACACTAGTAGCAATAAGCTAATTGGTCAGCCGGGTGTTGCTCAGCCAAGCTTTGGTCTGTTAAACCATGTTCAAATGCAGAATGTTAATCTTCAGAGTTTGCTTTCCAAACCAATCACAGCGATTAACGGGCCTAGTTTTGGTACAAACATGGCAGTGCAACAAACTTTAAAGAATAAGATCAAACCACCTCCAAATAACATTGACCATTTTAAACAGAGCCTTACAGCTGGCAATGTGGAGTTTGTTTCTGAAAAGCTAAGTATCTTTGTTCAGTCATTAGGACTTTGTATTGATGCTGCAAAAACTGATCTGTCAATTGCTAAATTGACTCACACAAACTTGCTTCAAGCAAAAAGTAGGGCTGTTGTAACTATTGAACTGGGTTTTGAAAAATTCTTTGATTCACTTAGAGATATGTTACATGTTCAGTTCCTTACAAATGTTGCGGAAACCCCAGTCCAGAGTGCAAAAACAGCTCCTTCAGTGAGCCAGAAAAAGGATAATGCGGATATTATCACAATTATAGAAGAAGATAATGGTGCTATAAAAGAGATTTCAAATATACACAAGGGCAGTGATAAAAATTTGATAGAGCTTTCGGACAGTGAAAGTTCAAGCATGATTGTCACAAATGTGGAAAAGAATGGCATAGGGGAAGAGGATCCTGAGAAAGATAAGATGGAAATAGATAGTGTGAGGGACAATGAAAATGTGGATAATGTGGAAACAAACAGTGGAAAAGTCGAAACTGAAAATTCAGAAGAACCCAAAACCGGCGGTGTAAAGAACTGTGAAAATGGGGACGATAGCAAAATAGATGAAAGTATCGCAGAAGATGATGAGAATGAATCCAGTGATGAACCAATTGGAACAGATGTGGCTGATGTTGATAAAAAGGATGAATCTGATATAAATCAGGAAACTGATTCACTGGAGAAATATCAACCTGAAAACAAAGAAAAGGCTAAGACTGGTGAAAATGATCTTGATGATAGTGAAAATACTGCAGCAGAGCTGGAACTTCTGAAAGAAATTGCAGATGAAATGCATGAAGAAAGTGAAGTCGATGAAGAAGAAACAAGAACAAGACGAACTACAAGAAAAAAAGGTGATACTCAATCAGTTCCATCTACTGAAGAGCCATCAAATTCAAAGAAATCCAGAAACCTTAAAAAGACAAGAGAAGAAAAAAACTCAGCAAGTGACAGTGAATCTGATGAAGCAGATTCCAAGACTACAAAAAAATCAAGCGGAAGGAATAAAGACAATAGCAAAGCTGAAAAAGATAATAAAACAAAGGAGAGTAATAAGGCGCTGAAGCAAGATAAAACTGTTTCTAATTCTGACACGGATCGTGAGAAATCAGTTGAACAGAAAGAGAATGATGCtcatgatgatgttgatgatgaggaTAATAATGGTGATGAAAGCTCCAGTACTTTTAGAAGATCAACTAGAAATAGAAATGAATCCAAACTTGAAAAGAAGCATAGAAAGAGTGACCTTTCGTGCATTGACAAAAGTGAAACAACAATTTCCAATACAAAGGagcttaagaaaaataaaactgttACTAATTCTGACACTGATCTTGAGAAATCAACTGCAcataatgataatgatgaggTTGAGGATGATTATGATGAAGAAAGCAGCAGTACATTCAGAAGGTCAGCTAGAAATAGAAATGAATCCAAACTTGAAAAGAAGCCTAGTAAGAGTGACTTATCATGCAGTGAGAAAAGTGAAATTCACCAATCCAGTAAAACTGTTAAACTAAGATCCAAAGACAAATTAACAGATGATGAAGAATCTGAAAATAGTGCCCCAACTAAAGAAAGTGTTTCAAAACCAGACAACAAAAGTAGTTCTAAAAATGGTAAAGGTAAAATGACTACTAAACATGATGACTCAGATGTAAATGACAACTCCAATGACGAAGACATTGAATCAAATAATTCAAGCAAAAGAAAAGAACAAGAAAAGAAGTCaagtaaagaaaacaaaaagccATCAGAAAAAACAGACAAACGAAAGCTTTTAGATAGTGATTCAGACACGATGGAGTCCAAAAGTGAAGAAGAATTTGTCACGAACAAGTCAAGCAAAAAAGGTGGACAAGAAAAGAAGTCaagtaaagaaaacaaaaagacATTAGAGAAGTCAGACAAGAAGAAGGTTCAAGATAGTGATTCAGACACAATGGAGTCAAAAAATGACGAAGAAATTGTCTCAAACAAGTCAAGCAAAAAAGGTGAACAAGAAAAGAAGTTAAGTAAAGAAAGCATAAAGACAGAGAAAACAGATAAAAAGAATGTTCTAGATAGTGATTCAGACACAATGGATGGTCCTGTAGATCTGCCTGATATTATTGCCAATGGTGAAGACTCAAACAGTGATGATGACAGTGATGATGATTCTGGCGATGAACTTCCCAAAAAAAGAACCAAACAGAAAGTTAAAGAGTCGTCACGAG ATTCTTCATCAAGGAAAACAAGGCAAAGAGCTGCAAAGAATGAAGCTGAAAAAAAGCTAAAAAGTAAACCAAAAGAGAAAGAGCCTGCAGAGTCTGACTCTGATCCAAACTATGATGCTGATCTTGAAAAGGAGATTGCCAGCTTTTCTAAGGAGACAAGACTTACAAGGAAGAAGAAGCAGGAGAGTAAGAGGGAAGAAAAGAAATTGAAAAAATCTGACAAATCTTCGAAGAAAAAAG GATTAGATCTAGTCTCTGATTCGGATACTGATGAAGATTTTGTATCAAAGCCTAAAAAGAAGAAGGTAATGtctgatgaggatgatgaggagaATGAAgctgaagatgatgatgaggaggacaTGGACTCTGACAAGTCAGAAGAGCTCACTGCCTCTCAGATCAAGAAACTGGCTAAG GCAAAGAAGGCTTCTGAGGAGGAAGAAAGTGACTTTGAAGATGAAATGCCTTCTGACATGTCCAGTGATCCAG AGGTGTCATTCCCAAAACTGAGCACTCCAAAGAAAGGTGATAAGAGCGAGGGAAAGAGTAAGGGAAAGAAATCAAAGTTTGAAGACGACATTAGTGACGATTCAGACTTCGTGACACCCAAGAAAAAGAAACGATTCAATAGCAAGATCTTAGATGCCAAGATTTCAGACAGTGATTCGGAAGAAGAGGCAAAAGGGAAAAAGGGGGCCAAAAAGGGAAAGAG CAAAGGGAAGCGTAAGGCAGAAGACAGTTCAGATGATGACACAGATACGGGAAATAGAAAATCCAAGGACAAGAAACGGCGTAGGATCAAGAGAATGAACTCCAGTGATGAAGAGAAGGAACCTGGGGCT GAAGATGACATTGGAACAGACGACGAGGACGTCCCAGACCCGGACACACCTGGCGGGTATCTCAAGCGTCGCAAGATCAGGAAGGTTCAGGGTCAGAAGAAGCTTGCAGACGAGACAAAGGCTGCTCAGAAGGCAGAGGAAGCTCGTAGAAAACGTATTGAGGAAAGGCAGAAAGAG TACAACGCATATGTAGAGGTGGAAGGGGCAGAGGAGGAAGGGGACATTCCAGAGGGCACTGAGCGGGAACAGGTTATCGACACGTCTAGCACCAACGATGCCATCGCTAAGATTCTGGGGTCGCCCCGCAAGGTTCCGGTGACGACCAAGTGCGTCCTGGAGATGGACGAGAACAAGAAGCCACTCATAGAGGTGGATAGGACCCTCATTAGGAAACTGAAGCCCCACCAGGTGGAGG CTGTGCGGTTCATGTACAACTGCTGTGTGGAAAGTGTGGCTAGACTGAAGAAGGAAGAGGGAGCAGGCTGTATCCTGGCTCACTGTATGGGACTTGGAAAAACACTGTCT GTGATCACTTTTGTACATACCATGTTGAGCAACGTGAAGCTAACAAAGATGTCCAAGTGTCTTGTTGTGTGTCCACTAAACACCTGCCTCAACTGGGTCAATGAGTTCCAGATTTGGCTGGACGACGTCGATTTTGAAATCGAG GTGTACGAGATGTCGCGGGTGAAGCAGAACTTTGAGCGCGCCCAGATGTTGAAGGAGTGGCACGAGGGCGGGGCGGGGGTGATGATTCTCGGCTATGACATGTACAGGAATCTTGTGAAGGGCTCACACTGCAAAAACAAAAAGCAGAAGAAAATATTCGTTGAGACGCTCTCTAACCCTG GTCCTGACCTTGTTGTCTGTGATGAGGGTCACATTTTGAAGAATGACCAGACCTCGCTCTCCAAGGCCATGAACACAGTAACGTCACGCCGTAGGATTGTTCTTACCGGCACTCCTCTACAGAACAACCTTGGAGAAT ACCACTGCATGCTGAGCTTCGTCAAGCCCAGCCTGCTCGGCACCAGGAAGGAGTTCTATAACCGGTTTGCCAACCCAATCACCAACGGGCAGTGTAGCGACTCCACCCCTACGGACGTGAAGGTCATGAAACGACGCGCCCATATCCTCCACGAGCTTCTGGCAGGGTGTGTCCAG AGAAAAGATTACTCGGCCCTCACAAAATTCCTTCCTCCCAAGATGGAGTATGTGATCTCCGTGCGACTCTCAAAAGTGCAGATGTCCCTGTATGAAAAGTACCTGGAGCTGTCAGGGGTGACCACCACGCCTGACACAAAGACCAAGGGGGCACAACTCTTCAAGGACTATCAGGCCCTCATGAGGATATGGACCCACCCCTGGGTGCTTAAACTGGACGAGATCCGACAAGAGAATAAG CGTCAGTATGATGACAGCGAGGATTCTTTCATAGAGGATGAAGACAGTGAGGCGGAAGAAGACTCATTTATAGATGACTCCACCACGTcggatgaggatgatgataacGCTATGTCCGATGACTCGACAAAGaaagctaaaaataaaaaaggcaagaAAGGCAAGAAAAGCAAGAAGGGATCATCATCTTCAGATGAAGATGG AAAAACAGAAAACAACGAAGATGAAGTAGTTAAAAAATGGACATCACGACGAAGAGGCAATG AGGAGGGTGCGGGGTCCTCGTGGATGGACGATGCTGACATGGGGTACGGCGGCCCCAGGGAGCTCACCTCCGAGTGGTGGGCGGAGTTTGTGAAGGAGGATGATGAGTACAAGCTGGAGCTCTCTGGCAAGCTCATGCTGCTCTTTGAGATACTCAAGATGTGTGAGGACATAGGCGACAAAGT GCTAGTCTTCAGTCAAAGCCTCCTCTCCCTTGACATCATTGAGGATTTCCTGGCAAAGATAGATGAAGCCAATCAGCCAGAAGCCAGCGGCGATGGAGACAAGGCTGGAAACAAGGATGGGAAAGCGGGAGATAAACCAGTGGAGGTTGCGGCAGGGGGAAGTGGAGGGGCCTCCTCGTCTGAGATAGGGGCTGGTGAAGGGGCCATCAAGGAGTTGAGTGAGGCGGACAAGAAGGCCAAGGAACTGAAAGAAAGG CTGTCTCAATATGGCAAGTCATGGACAAAAGGTGGTGATTATTTCCGCATGGATGGCTCAACAAGTTCTATTCACAGAAAACAAGCTCAAGATATGTTTAATGACCCAGAGAACTTTAG AGCCCGTCTGTTCTTGATCTCAACAAAGGCTGGCAGCTTGGGAATCAATCTTGTGTCGGCCAATCGTGTCATCATTTTCGATGCTTCCTGGAACCCCTCACACGACATCCAGTCAATATTCCGTGTGTACAGATTTGGACAAGTCAAGCCAGTGTATGTGTACAGATTTTTAGCACAG GGAACAATGGAAGAGAAGATATACGAGCGGCAGGTCACGAAGCAGTCGCTGTCACAGAGAGTCGTGGATGAGCATCAGATAGAGCGTCACTTCACGGCGGCCGACCTTCAGGAGCTCTACCGCTTCACACCTGACCGGCTCGATGATCCAAACAGGAAGGAGCGACCTCTGCCCATCTTGCCAAAG